A portion of the Oxynema aestuarii AP17 genome contains these proteins:
- a CDS encoding MotA/TolQ/ExbB proton channel family protein, with translation MNVEEIFQKGGVSMWPLLFLSILSLGTIIERLWFWGSVLSREKELVNRILEAARYDWRVAHEIARQARKTPVGRFLYAPLKLETPDPEVFRLALEASADDELASMRRGDKVLEAVIALSPLLGLFGTVWGLINSLGSIRIGDIGTASTQGVTLGIGEALISTATGLAVAIFTLAFYRVFQAFLFSQMKVFRKCGSELELLYRQHWSQVLHSSPETAPTVAPWTPEPIAQGSYKMGGDGDLGLSEPPPPPPDAEETGKVDRSNSPE, from the coding sequence GTGAATGTTGAAGAGATTTTTCAGAAAGGCGGCGTGTCCATGTGGCCGTTGCTATTTCTGTCGATCTTATCGCTCGGGACGATTATCGAACGCCTGTGGTTTTGGGGATCGGTTCTGAGCAGAGAAAAAGAACTGGTCAACCGAATTTTGGAAGCGGCCCGCTACGATTGGCGTGTCGCCCACGAAATTGCCCGACAAGCGCGCAAAACCCCAGTAGGACGGTTTCTCTACGCGCCGTTGAAACTGGAAACGCCGGATCCGGAAGTGTTTCGCTTGGCCCTCGAAGCCAGTGCCGATGACGAGTTGGCTTCCATGCGGCGGGGAGATAAAGTTTTAGAAGCGGTGATCGCGTTATCCCCGTTGTTGGGATTGTTCGGGACGGTGTGGGGGTTGATTAATTCCCTCGGATCGATCCGCATCGGCGATATCGGTACGGCTTCCACCCAAGGGGTCACCCTCGGGATTGGGGAAGCGCTGATCAGTACGGCGACGGGTCTGGCGGTGGCGATTTTTACTTTAGCGTTTTATCGGGTGTTTCAGGCGTTCTTGTTTTCTCAGATGAAGGTGTTTCGCAAGTGCGGCAGCGAATTAGAATTGCTCTACCGCCAGCACTGGTCTCAAGTTCTTCATTCTTCGCCGGAAACGGCGCCGACGGTAGCGCCGTGGACGCCGGAACCGATCGCCCAGGGATCTTATAAAATGGGAGGCGATGGCGATCTCGGTCTGAGCGAACCCCCTCCCCCGCCTCCCGATGCTGAGGAAACGGGTAAAGTCGATCGTTCCAATAGTCCAGAGTAG